TGGTGATATCCAGATCGCAAGTCCAACTTAGAGAAATAGAATGATCCATGCAACTCATCCAACAGATCGTCAATAAGGGGTATGGGGTACTTGTCCTTAATAGTGAGGGTATTGAGCTCTCTGTAGTCAATGCACATCCGCCAAGTGCCTTCATTCTTCCTCACTAACAAAACAGGAAAGGAGAATGGGCTATGGCTTCGCCTTATGAAACCTGCCTCAAGTAATTCTTGAACTGCCTTCTCGATTTCAGTTTTCTGTAACGGACCATAGTGGTATGGTCGAATGCTTGGTGGTTTGGCCCCTTGCACAAGGGGAATGTGATGGTCGTGGTCTCGCTGTGGAGGTAGCGTAGTAGGCAAAGCAAAGATAGACTCGAATGCATTCAACAATTGTTGTAGTTCCTGCAACTGTACTGAATTCAATTCACAGGATTCTAACTTTTCTGTTTCCATGGAATACAAGAAAAACCCCAGATTAGAGTTAGCTAACTCCTTATCCAGTTGATGCAGTGATACTTCTTGAATTCCTGAGGTAGTGGAATTTTGATGAGACAATTTATAAGTGTGGTGGTCCTTTGTGAACTCCATTGTGAGGAGTTGGAAGTCCCATAGCACAGGGCTCACGGTGGAAAGCCACTGCACCCCCAAGACCACATCACAACCACCCAACGGCAATGAGTACAAATCTGTGTGACAGTGATACCCTTCAAGAGACAATTCCACAGCCCTGCAACAACCAGAACTTGTCACCTTGCCGCCATAAGCTATCATGACCTCAAAGGACTTGGTATTTGTTGCATGCCACCCCCACTGTTTAAGCAATTTGGAATCAACAAAGTTGTGTGAGCTGCCCGAGTCCAGGAGTATTTTCACAGATCGATCATTAATCTGACCAAGCACCTTCATGGTTTGAGCGGGTGGACATCCATGAGTGCCATAGAAGGCACACGCACTAAGCTCCATGTTGTGCAATGCAGGTTGATCCTCCTCAATGTCATTTTCAACAACATCCGAATCCAGCACATCCATCTTCAGTAGCTGCTTAAGGCCACACTTATGGCCGCTCACCCACTTATCAGTACAGAACCAACATTCCCCTCGCTCTCGCTTCCTCTGGATCTCAGCCGGGGTTAGCTTCTTAATACCAAGGTTGCGAGTGTTTAGCATAGTATAGGAGGAAGGTGTGACAGTGTTTGAAAAGGGTTTAGACGTGGTAGTGGTGCGAGATGGGACCGATTTTAGCTCAGTAAGCTTAGAATCAAGCTGCACAGCAATGGCAATAGCCTCATGGACATTGGCGGGTTTGAACAGTTTGACATCATAGCGCAGTTCCTTTTTCAACCCCCCTAAAAAGCAACTGCGTAACAGAAGAGGGCTAATCTCAGGTGATCGAGTAGCTAGACGGTGAAATTCCGCGATATAATCACGAAGAGGACCGAGCTGGTGAAGTTTGAAGAGAGCCTCGGCACTATCTTCGAAAGCAAAGGGTCCAAACTCGCGACAAAGGGCGGTGGTAAACGCCGACCAAGTGGGAGTGGTGTTGACGCAATCCATCCAACGGAACCAGTGAAGAAGCTCACCTTCAAAATGAAAGGAGGCGGTGAGAACACGTTGAGCATCGGGGATCCCATAGAAGGAGAAGAACTGTTCGGCTTTGTAAATCCAAGCAAGGATATCATCACCGTCAGTAAATCTGGGAAAGTCGAGGCGCTGTTGCCACGGCGGCCTTGGATTCTGAGGGCCAGGATGAGGTGGTGGCGGGATCTGAGCCATCTCATGAGTAACAAATGGATCTGGAGGAGGTGGGTGGGATGGACCTTCACCCTCACGACGAAAGGTGAGTTCATGAGTGAGCTCGCGGCGGAACTGCTCAAAATACGCCGGAAGGCGCGCATCGAGTTGGGCTGGAAGCTTGGCATCAAAAGCGGAGTTCACCGCTTCACAGATGATCGACGGAAATTCAGATTCAAAAGCAGCAAAGCGGGCATCCATGGCGGAACGAGTGGTGGGTTTGGGACGGG
The nucleotide sequence above comes from Malus sylvestris chromosome 16, drMalSylv7.2, whole genome shotgun sequence. Encoded proteins:
- the LOC126609161 gene encoding uncharacterized protein LOC126609161; translated protein: MDARFAAFESEFPSIICEAVNSAFDAKLPAQLDARLPAYFEQFRRELTHELTFRREGEGPSHPPPPDPFVTHEMAQIPPPPHPGPQNPRPPWQQRLDFPRFTDGDDILAWIYKAEQFFSFYGIPDAQRVLTASFHFEGELLHWFRWMDCVNTTPTWSAFTTALCREFGPFAFEDSAEALFKLHQLGPLRDYIAEFHRLATRSPEISPLLLRSCFLGGLKKELRYDVKLFKPANVHEAIAIAVQLDSKLTELKSVPSRTTTTSKPFSNTVTPSSYTMLNTRNLGIKKLTPAEIQRKRERGECWFCTDKWVSGHKCGLKQLLKMDVLDSDVVENDIEEDQPALHNMELSACAFYGTHGCPPAQTMKVLGQINDRSVKILLDSGSSHNFVDSKLLKQWGWHATNTKSFEVMIAYGGKVTSSGCCRAVELSLEGYHCHTDLYSLPLGGCDVVLGVQWLSTVSPVLWDFQLLTMEFTKDHHTYKLSHQNSTTSGIQEVSLHQLDKELANSNLGFFLYSMETEKLESCELNSVQLQELQQLLNAFESIFALPTTLPPQRDHDHHIPLVQGAKPPSIRPYHYGPLQKTEIEKAVQELLEAGFIRRSHSPFSFPVLLVRKNEGTWRMCIDYRELNTLTIKDKY